A stretch of the Leptospira kirschneri serovar Cynopteri str. 3522 CT genome encodes the following:
- a CDS encoding YHYH protein, translated as MIQRSILIFLVFLSFVVCKKDSNDDDLTVAALAALSGGYCNGSSANTGITVSKGTATLDSSSGCVTGVTTCMDSALPAWIKNNFKCSVVYVSGSSYIFKSQNVPNTKSYYYGSSSPLFETLPAGNMPAGNNSVSSQKFVYTIPSNPTRGSGTVGTQGGLVSIGITVNGLAIFNNAANPPDTLAVEAQTFDNFGGHPQNTGVYHHHAAVTKVSNNDSSLIGVILDGYALYGKKCDNGTSSTGDDFVPTDLDNLHGHTKATVHFSTPTYHYHFAPDATAGIDTLMGSFFYGTIGSVSN; from the coding sequence ATGATTCAAAGATCGATTTTAATATTTCTGGTCTTTCTTTCCTTCGTGGTTTGTAAGAAAGATTCCAACGATGATGATCTTACTGTAGCAGCTTTGGCAGCGCTTTCAGGCGGGTATTGTAATGGAAGTTCGGCTAATACTGGAATTACTGTATCTAAGGGTACGGCAACTTTGGATTCATCTTCAGGTTGTGTTACCGGAGTAACTACTTGTATGGATTCAGCACTTCCTGCTTGGATCAAGAATAACTTTAAATGTTCCGTAGTTTATGTATCTGGTTCCAGTTATATATTCAAATCTCAAAATGTTCCCAATACAAAAAGTTATTATTACGGTTCCAGCTCTCCTTTGTTTGAAACACTTCCGGCAGGAAATATGCCCGCAGGAAATAATTCCGTTTCAAGTCAAAAGTTTGTTTATACGATTCCTTCCAATCCAACAAGAGGAAGTGGAACTGTAGGAACACAAGGTGGGCTTGTATCGATAGGAATTACAGTAAACGGTCTTGCGATTTTTAATAACGCAGCCAATCCTCCCGATACTCTCGCAGTGGAAGCTCAGACGTTTGATAACTTTGGAGGTCATCCTCAAAATACAGGAGTTTATCACCATCACGCTGCGGTAACAAAGGTGAGTAACAACGATTCAAGTTTGATCGGAGTGATTCTGGACGGTTATGCACTTTATGGAAAAAAATGCGACAATGGAACTTCGTCAACTGGAGACGACTTTGTCCCAACCGATTTGGATAATTTGCATGGGCATACAAAAGCGACGGTTCACTTTTCTACTCCGACTTATCACTATCACTTTGCTCCCGATGCTACTGCAGGGATTGATACTTTGATGGGTTCCTTTTTTTACGGAACGATAGGAAGTGTTTCTAACTAA